From one Molothrus aeneus isolate 106 chromosome 19, BPBGC_Maene_1.0, whole genome shotgun sequence genomic stretch:
- the PPP6C gene encoding serine/threonine-protein phosphatase 6 catalytic subunit isoform X2: MAPLDLDKYVEIARLCKYLPENDLKRLCDYVCDLLLEESNVQPVSTPVTVCGDIHGQFYDLCELFRTGGQVPDTNYIFMGDFVDRGYYSLETFTYLLALKAKWPDRITLLRGNHESRQITQVYGFYDECQTKYGNANAWRYCTKVFDMLTIAALIDEQILCVHGGLSPDIKTLDQIRTIERNQEIPHKGAFCDLVWSDPEDVDTWAISPRGAGWLFGAKVTNEFVHINNLKLICRAHQLVHEGYKFMFDEKLVTVWSAPNYCYRCGNIASIMVFKDVNTREPKLFRAVPDSERVIPPRTTTPYFL, translated from the exons ATGGCGCCGCTGGACCTGGACAAGTACGTGGAGATCGCGCGGCTCTGCAAGTACCTGCCCGAGAACGACCTCAAG CGCCTCTGTGACTATGTCTGTgacctgctgctggaggagtcCAACGTCCAGCCCGTCTCTACGCCCGTCACCGTCTGCGGGGACATCCACGGGCAG TTCTATGACTTGTGCGAGCTGTTCCGGACCGGCGGGCAGGTCCCCGACACCAACTACATCTTCATG GGGGACTTTGTAGACCGAGGGTATTACAGCCTTGAGACGTTCACGTACCTCCTTGCACTAAAAGCCAAGTGGCCTGACCGTATCACGCTGCTGCGAGGCAACCACGAGAGCAGGCAGATCACCCAGGTGTACGGGTTCTACG ACGAGTGCCAAACCAAATACGGGAACGCGAACGCCTGGAGATACTGCACCAAAGTCTTTGACATGCTCACAATAGCAGCT TTAATAGACGAGCAGATCCTGTGTGTGCACGGGGGCCTCTCCCCAGACATCAAGACCCTGGACCAGATCCGGACTATTGAGCGCAACCAGGAGATCCCTCACAAAGGCGCCTTCTGCGACCTGGTGTGGTCAGACCCCGAGGACGTGGACACGTGGGCCATCAGCCCCCGTGGGGCGGGCTGGCTCTTCGGGGCCAAGGTCACCAATGAG TTCGTTCACATCAACAACCTGAAGCTGATCTGCAGAGCACACCAGCTCGTCCACGAAGGATACAAATTCATGTTTGATGAGAAGTTGGTAACGGTATGGTCAGCTCCCAACTACTGCTACCGCTGCGGGAACATCGCGTCCATCATGGTCTTTAAAGATGTAAATACAAGAGAACCAAAGTTATTCCGCGCAGTTCCAGACTCAGAGCGTGTCATTCCTCCCAGGACAACCACGCCGTACTTCCTCTGA
- the ARPC5L gene encoding actin-related protein 2/3 complex subunit 5-like protein, with product MARSTLSSRFRRLDIDQYDENRFVEEPEEAAAAEPDASPEVEALLRHRRTGEALRAFHTAIRSSPGNTRSQAMKEQAQGTMLKVLTSFKSSEIEQAVNSLDRNGVDLLMKYIYKGFEKPTENSSAILLQWHEKALAVGGLGSIIRVLTARKTV from the exons ATGGCGCGGAGCACGCTCTCGTCCCGCTTCCGCCGCCTCGACATCGACCAGTACGACGAGAACCGCTTCGTGGAGGAGCccgaggaggcggcggcggccgagCCCGATGCCAGCCCCGAGGTGGAAGCGCTGCTCAGGCA CCGCCGCACAGGCGAGGCGCTGCGGGCCTTCCACACGGCCATCCGCAGCTCCCCGGGCAACACCAGGAGCCAGGCGATGAAG GAGCAGGCCCAGGGAACGATGCTGAAAGTCCTCACATCttttaaaagcagtgaaataGAACAAGCGGTGAATTCCTTAGACAGAAACGGTGTTGATTTGTTAATGAAGTACATTTATAAAGGATTTGAAAAGCcaacagaaaacagcagtgcAATATTACTTCAGTGGCATGAAAAG GCACTGGCAGTAGGAGGCCTGGGCTCCATAATAAGAGTTCTCACAGCAAGAAAGACTGTGTAA
- the HSPA5 gene encoding endoplasmic reticulum chaperone BiP, with product MRLLLLTLLALGAVWADDEEKKEDVGTVVGIDLGTTYSCVGVFKNGRVEIIANDQGNRITPSYVAFTPEGERLIGDAAKNQLTSNPENTVFDAKRLIGRTWNDPSVQQDIKYLPFKVVEKKAKPHIQVDVGGGQTKTFAPEEISAMVLTKMKETAEAYLGKKVTHAVVTVPAYFNDAQRQATKDAGTIAGLNVMRIINEPTAAAIAYGLDKREGEKNILVFDLGGGTFDVSLLTIDNGVFEVVATNGDTHLGGEDFDQRVMEHFIKLYKKKTGKDVRKDNRAVQKLRREVEKAKRALSSQHQARIEIESFFEGEDFSETLTRAKFEELNMDLFRSTMKPVQKVLEDSDLKKSDIDEIVLVGGSTRIPKIQQLVKEFFNGKEPSRGINPDEAVAYGAAVQAGVLSGDQDTGDLVLLDVCPLTLGIETVGGVMTKLIPRNTVVPTKKSQIFSTASDNQPTVTIKVYEGERPLTKDNHLLGTFDLTGIPPAPRGVPQIEVTFEIDVNGILRVTAEDKGTGNKNKITITNDQNRLTPEEIERMVNDAEKFAEEDKKLKERIDARNELESYAYSLKNQIGDKEKLGGKLSSEDKETIEKAVEEKIEWLESHQDGDIEDFKAQKKELEEVVQPIVSKLYGSAGPPPGEEEAAEKDEL from the exons ATGAGGCTTCTGCTGCTGACGCTGCTGGCGCTGGGCGCCGTCTGGGCGGACGacgaggagaagaaggaggacgTGGGCACGGTGGTGGGCATCGACCTGGGCACCACCTACTCCTG CGTGGGCGTCTTCAAGAACGGGCGCGTGGAAATCATCGCCAATGACCAGGGGAACCGCATCACACCGTCCTACGTGGCCTTCACCCCCGAGGGGGAGCGCTTGATCGGGGATGCTGCCAAGAACCAGCTCACGTCCAATCCGGAGAACACCGTGTTTGATGCCAAGCGGCTCATCGGCCGCACCTGGAATGACCCCTCCGTGCAGCAGGACATCAAGTATCTGCCCTTCAAG GTGGTCGAGAAGAAAGCCAAGCCCCATATTCAGGTTGATGTTGGAGGTGGACAGACAAAAACATTTGCTCCTGAAGAAATTTCTGCAATGGTCCTGACGAAGATGAAGGAAACAGCAGAGGCTTACTTGGGGAAGAAA gtgaCCCACGCTGTTGTCACGGTGCCAGCATACTTCAATGATGCCCAGCGCCAGGCCACCAAGGACGCGGGCACCATCGCGGGGCTCAACGTGATGCGCATCATCAACGAGCC AACAGCTGCTGCCATTGCTTATGGACTGGacaagagagagggagagaagaacaTCCTTGTATTCGACCTGGGTGGTGGAACTTTTGATGTGTCCCTCCTCACAATTGACAACGGAGTCTTTGAAGTTGTGGCTACTAATGGAGACACTCACCTGGGTGGAGAAGACTTTGACCAGCGTGTTATGGAGCACTTCATCAAGCTCTACAAGAAGAAAACTGGCAAAGATGTTAGGAAGGATAACAGAGCTGTGCAGAAGCTGAGGCGGGAGGTGGAGAAGGCCAAGAGAGCTTTGTCATCTCAGCACCAGGCCAGGATTGAAATAGAGTCCTTCTTTGAAGGAGAAGATTTTTCGGAGACACTCACTCGAGCCAAGTTTGAGGAGCTGAACATG GACCTGTTCCGTTCCACAATGAAGCCTGTTCAGAAAGTCCTGGAAGATTCTGACCTGAAGAAGTCTGATATTGATGAGATTGTCTTGGTTGGTGGATCAACTCGCATCCCCAAGATCCAGCAGCTCGTTAAAGAGTTCTTCAATGGGAAGGAGCCTTCTCGGGGCATTAACCCAGATGAGGCTGTGGCCTACGGTGCAGCTGTGCAGGCCGGGGTGCTCTCTGGGGACCAGGATACAG GTGACTTGGTGTTGCTCGATGTCTGTCCCCTGACTCTTGGCATTGAGACCGTTGGAGGTGTCATGACCAAGCTGATCCCAAGAAACACCGTTGTTCCCACCAAGAAGTCTCAGATCTTCTCCACAGCTTCTGACAACCAGCCAACTGTGACCATCAAGGTCTATGAAG GTGAGCGTCCCCTGACCAAGGACAACCATCTGCTGGGCACCTTTGATCTGACGGGAATCCCTCCTGCCCCTCGGGGCGTGCCCCAGATCGAGGTCACCTTTGAAATTGATGTGAACGGGATCCTCCGTGTCACGGCCGAGGACAAGGGCACCGGCAACAAGAACAAGATCACCATCACCAACGACCAGAACAGGCTGACACCAGAGGAGATCGAGAGGATGGTCAACGATGCCGAGAAGTTTGCCGAGGAAGACAAGAAGCTGAAGGAACGCATCGATGCCCGGAATGAGCTGGAAAGCTACGCCTATTCCCTGAAGAATCAGATTGGGGACAAGGAGAAGCTGGGTGGGAAGCTGTCCTCTGAGGACAAGGAAACAATAGAGAAAGCAGTGGAGGAAAAGATCGAGTGGCTGGAAAGCCATCAGGATGGGGACATAGAAGATTTCAAAGCACAaaagaaggagctggaggaggtggtTCAGCCCATCGTGAGCAAGCTGTACGGCAGCGCCGGCCCCCCGCCCGgcgaggaggaggcagcagagaagGATGAGTTGTAG
- the PPP6C gene encoding serine/threonine-protein phosphatase 6 catalytic subunit isoform X1 has translation MAPLDLDKYVEIARLCKYLPENDLKVRPRRRGRDRPGRAGAGVGAAGRAAPVVPALTPTLLRSVPQRLCDYVCDLLLEESNVQPVSTPVTVCGDIHGQFYDLCELFRTGGQVPDTNYIFMGDFVDRGYYSLETFTYLLALKAKWPDRITLLRGNHESRQITQVYGFYDECQTKYGNANAWRYCTKVFDMLTIAALIDEQILCVHGGLSPDIKTLDQIRTIERNQEIPHKGAFCDLVWSDPEDVDTWAISPRGAGWLFGAKVTNEFVHINNLKLICRAHQLVHEGYKFMFDEKLVTVWSAPNYCYRCGNIASIMVFKDVNTREPKLFRAVPDSERVIPPRTTTPYFL, from the exons ATGGCGCCGCTGGACCTGGACAAGTACGTGGAGATCGCGCGGCTCTGCAAGTACCTGCCCGAGAACGACCTCAAGGtgcggccgcggcggcggggccgggaccggccggggcgggccggggccggggtgGGCGCtgccgggcgggcggcgccggTGGTCCCGGCGCTGACCCCGACCCTGCTCCGCTCCGTCCCGCAGCGCCTCTGTGACTATGTCTGTgacctgctgctggaggagtcCAACGTCCAGCCCGTCTCTACGCCCGTCACCGTCTGCGGGGACATCCACGGGCAG TTCTATGACTTGTGCGAGCTGTTCCGGACCGGCGGGCAGGTCCCCGACACCAACTACATCTTCATG GGGGACTTTGTAGACCGAGGGTATTACAGCCTTGAGACGTTCACGTACCTCCTTGCACTAAAAGCCAAGTGGCCTGACCGTATCACGCTGCTGCGAGGCAACCACGAGAGCAGGCAGATCACCCAGGTGTACGGGTTCTACG ACGAGTGCCAAACCAAATACGGGAACGCGAACGCCTGGAGATACTGCACCAAAGTCTTTGACATGCTCACAATAGCAGCT TTAATAGACGAGCAGATCCTGTGTGTGCACGGGGGCCTCTCCCCAGACATCAAGACCCTGGACCAGATCCGGACTATTGAGCGCAACCAGGAGATCCCTCACAAAGGCGCCTTCTGCGACCTGGTGTGGTCAGACCCCGAGGACGTGGACACGTGGGCCATCAGCCCCCGTGGGGCGGGCTGGCTCTTCGGGGCCAAGGTCACCAATGAG TTCGTTCACATCAACAACCTGAAGCTGATCTGCAGAGCACACCAGCTCGTCCACGAAGGATACAAATTCATGTTTGATGAGAAGTTGGTAACGGTATGGTCAGCTCCCAACTACTGCTACCGCTGCGGGAACATCGCGTCCATCATGGTCTTTAAAGATGTAAATACAAGAGAACCAAAGTTATTCCGCGCAGTTCCAGACTCAGAGCGTGTCATTCCTCCCAGGACAACCACGCCGTACTTCCTCTGA
- the RABEPK gene encoding rab9 effector protein with kelch motifs has product MAPRALPLLQPGRRPRPGQWYRLSPRGERPRGRVGLGCLLLPGRVLLLGGADPAGAFADAHFVELAPLRWVPAGWHGLRPRYEHATMLPAIGPPRLWVFGGAHPAGNRGCVQVLDPEIGRWESPAVRGEQPQPRTFHTSSAAIGARLFVFGGGDKGAEPVKDQRLHVFDTATLAWSQLETHGDPPSPRHGHAVVAVGTKLFIHGGLAGDVFYNDLFCIDTNDMRWEKIPATGDVPGGRASHSSAAFQDHLYIFGGIGPDGTLDTTYKYHTGRQHWTLLQFESPLPSGRLDHAMCVIPWQAGAHGDTGETPAGTEPPVSAADRAEPLQQGLGEGCAEDTSVHLLFVFGGMDTQGQIHRDCLVTLIE; this is encoded by the exons ATGGCGCCGCGGGCGCTGCCGCTGCTGCAGCcggggcggcggccgcgcccGGGACAATG GTACCGGCTGAGCCCGCGCGgggagcggccccgcggccgcgTGGGACTCggctgcctcctcctgcccggCCGCGTCCTGCTGCTGGGCGGCGCCGACCCCGCCGGGGCCTTCGCGGACGCGCATTTCGTGGAGCTTG CCCCGCTGCGCTGGGTCCCCGCCGGCTGGCACGGACTGCGGCCGCGCTACGAGCACGCCACCATGCTGCCCGCCATTGGCCCCCCGCGCCTCTGGGTGTTCGGCGGGGCGCACCCCGCCGGGAATCGCGGCTGCGTTCAGGTGCTGGACCCCG AAATAGGAAGGTGGGAGAGCCCTGCAGTGAGGGGGGAGCAGCCGCAGCCTCGGACATTCCACACGTCCTCGGCGGCCATCGGGGCCCGGCTCTTCGTGTTCGGGGGTGGAGACAAGGGAGCGGAGCCGGTGAAAGACCAGCGGCTGCACGTGTTCGACACAG CCACCCTGGCCTGGTCCCAGCTGGAGACTCATGGTGATCCCCCTTCCCCTCGGCACGGACATGCCGTGGTTGCAGTTGGGACCAAACTCTTCATCCACGGGGGTTTAGCTGGAGATGTTTTTTACAATGACTTGTTCTGCATCGACACAA ATGACATGAGATGGGAGAAGATCCCAGCCACTGGGGATGTCCCTGGAGGAAGGGCATCCCACTCCTCGGCAGCATTCCAGGACCACTTGTACATTTTTGGTGGAATAGGTCCAGATGGGACACTGGATACTACGTACAAGTATCACACAG GAAGGCAGCACTGGACGCTCCTGCAGTTTGAGTCTCCCCTGCCCAGCGGGAGGCTGGACCACGCCATGTGTGTCATTCCCTGGCAGGCTGGGGCACACGGGGACACAGGAGAGAccccagctgggacagagccccCCGTGTCAGCAGCTGACAGAGCTGAGCCcctccagcagggcctgggagaGGGCTGTGCTGAAGACACCTCTGTCCATCTGCTGTTCGTGTTTGGGGGCATGGACACCCAGGGGCAGATACACAGGGACTGTCTGGTCACCCTCATCGAGTAG